A genomic region of Exiguobacterium sp. Helios contains the following coding sequences:
- a CDS encoding NAD-dependent epimerase/dehydratase family protein, with product MKILVTGSKGFVGRNLISHLNENSRFEVLEYSKGNSEAELESLVKQADKIVHLAGVNRPKTENEFKSGNQDLTAKLVDFASRSNKHPHILLSSSTQAELNNPYGESKLGAEKEVLKYHDQTGSRITIYRLPNLFGKWSRPNYNSAIATFCYNVANDLEITVTDPSIELNLAYIDDVVDSIVANLLSDNNGRNNTYVTVPVTYKKTLKEIVTLIQSFKNMRDSLLLPNYQDLFVKKLYTTYLSYLEEDKFSYGLKKHEDNRGWLSELIKSDYMGQMFVSKTKPGITRGNHYHHTKVEKFIVISGEAMIRFRHIEKSEVIEYKIEGNEARVVDIPPGYTHSIENIGTDEMITLFWVNEQFDTKKPDTYMNEVIK from the coding sequence ATGAAAATTTTAGTAACGGGATCAAAAGGTTTTGTTGGTAGAAACTTGATCTCACACTTAAATGAAAATTCAAGATTTGAAGTATTAGAATACTCAAAAGGTAATTCGGAAGCTGAATTAGAATCACTAGTAAAACAAGCAGATAAAATTGTTCACCTAGCTGGAGTGAACCGGCCAAAAACAGAAAATGAATTTAAGAGCGGGAATCAAGATTTAACGGCTAAACTTGTAGATTTTGCTAGCCGTTCAAATAAACATCCGCATATTTTACTATCATCCTCTACTCAAGCTGAGCTAAACAATCCCTACGGCGAAAGTAAATTGGGAGCGGAAAAAGAAGTACTTAAATATCATGATCAGACGGGATCACGTATTACGATTTATCGTTTACCTAATTTATTCGGTAAATGGAGCCGGCCTAACTACAACTCAGCAATTGCTACATTTTGTTACAATGTTGCGAATGATTTAGAAATTACTGTTACTGATCCTTCCATTGAGCTGAACTTAGCTTATATTGATGATGTAGTTGATAGCATAGTTGCTAACTTATTATCTGATAACAACGGTAGAAATAACACGTATGTTACAGTACCAGTTACTTATAAAAAAACACTTAAAGAAATAGTAACGTTGATTCAAAGTTTTAAAAACATGCGTGATTCTTTACTGTTGCCTAACTATCAAGATTTATTCGTCAAAAAACTATATACGACTTATTTATCTTACTTAGAAGAGGATAAATTCTCATATGGTTTAAAAAAACATGAGGATAATCGAGGCTGGTTAAGTGAATTGATCAAATCGGATTATATGGGACAAATGTTTGTCTCAAAGACAAAACCAGGCATCACACGAGGAAATCATTATCATCATACGAAAGTAGAGAAGTTTATCGTCATTAGTGGTGAAGCAATGATTCGATTCAGACATATTGAGAAATCTGAAGTAATTGAATATAAAATTGAAGGAAACGAAGCGCGAGTTGTCGATATACCACCTGGTTATACACACTCGATTGAAAATATTGGAACAGATGAAATGATTACTTTGTTTTGGGTGAATGAACAGTTTGATACAAAAAAACCAGATACTTATATG